A single window of Dermochelys coriacea isolate rDerCor1 chromosome 2, rDerCor1.pri.v4, whole genome shotgun sequence DNA harbors:
- the GFOD1 gene encoding glucose-fructose oxidoreductase domain-containing protein 1 isoform X6, whose product MMSAAHYYPKLMSIMGNVLRFLPAFVKMKQLIQEGYVGELLVCEVQVHSGSLLGKKYNWSCDDLMGGGGLHSVGTYIIDLLTFLTSQKAVKVHGLLKTFVKQTDHIKGIRQITSDDFCTFQMVLEGGVCCTVTLNFNVPGEFKQDIIMVGSTGRLIVIGTDLYGQSNRSPQRELLLKDSMPVSNSLLPEKAFSDIPSPYLQGTIKMVQAIRQAFEDQDDRRTWDGRPLTMAATFDDCLYALCVVDTIKKSNQLGEWQNIAIMTEEPELSPAYLISEAMRRSRMSLYC is encoded by the coding sequence ATGATGTCTGCGGCCCATTATTACCCCAAGCTCATGAGCATCATGGGGAATGTTCTCCGCTTCCTGCCTGCCTTTGTGAAGATGAAGCAGCTGATTCAGGAAGGCTATGTGGGGGAGCTGCTGGTGTGCGAGGTGCAGGTGCACAGCGGAAGTCTGCTGGGCAAAAAGTACAACTGGAGCTGTGATGACctgatggggggcgggggtttgCACTCGGTCGGTACCTATATCATCGACCTCTTGACCTTCCTCACCAGCCAGAAGGCTGTGAAAGTCCACGGGTTGCTCAAGACCTTTGTGAAACAGACAGATCACATCAAGGGAATACGTCAGATCACCAGTGATGACTTTTGCACGTTTCAAATGGTTCTTGAAGGCGGGGTGTGCTGCACTGTGACCCTCAACTTCAATGTCCCCGGGGAATTCAAACAAGATATTATTATGGTAGGTTCAACTGGACGACTGATTGTAATAGGCACTGATCTGTATGGGCAGAGCAACAGATCTCCTCAAAGAGAACTCCTTCTAAAGGACTCTATGCCAGTCAGTAACTCCTTACTGCCTGAGAAGGCCTTCAGTGATATCCCATCCCCATACCTTCAGGGTACTATTAAGATGGTGCAGGCCATCCGGCAAGCGTTTGAGGACCAGGATGACAGGAGAACCTGGGATGGGAGGCCCCTCACCATGGCTGCGACTTTCGATGACTGCCTGTATGCCTTGTGCGTAGTGgacaccattaaaaagtcaaaccAACTAGGGGAATGGCAGAACATTGCAATCATGACAGAAGAGCCAGAGCTGAGCCCTGCATACCTGATCAGTGAAGCCATGCGTAGGAGCAGAATGTCTCTGTACTGTTAG
- the GFOD1 gene encoding glucose-fructose oxidoreductase domain-containing protein 1 isoform X4, whose product MLQPVPVASLEQEYWLCWLQSRPDSRGIGKNVICDRTATPLDAFRMMSAAHYYPKLMSIMGNVLRFLPAFVKMKQLIQEGYVGELLVCEVQVHSGSLLGKKYNWSCDDLMGGGGLHSVGTYIIDLLTFLTSQKAVKVHGLLKTFVKQTDHIKGIRQITSDDFCTFQMVLEGGVCCTVTLNFNVPGEFKQDIIMVGSTGRLIVIGTDLYGQSNRSPQRELLLKDSMPVSNSLLPEKAFSDIPSPYLQGTIKMVQAIRQAFEDQDDRRTWDGRPLTMAATFDDCLYALCVVDTIKKSNQLGEWQNIAIMTEEPELSPAYLISEAMRRSRMSLYC is encoded by the coding sequence GCATTGGAAAAAATGTCATCTGTGACCGAACAGCAACTCCTCTGGATGCCTTCAGGATGATGTCTGCGGCCCATTATTACCCCAAGCTCATGAGCATCATGGGGAATGTTCTCCGCTTCCTGCCTGCCTTTGTGAAGATGAAGCAGCTGATTCAGGAAGGCTATGTGGGGGAGCTGCTGGTGTGCGAGGTGCAGGTGCACAGCGGAAGTCTGCTGGGCAAAAAGTACAACTGGAGCTGTGATGACctgatggggggcgggggtttgCACTCGGTCGGTACCTATATCATCGACCTCTTGACCTTCCTCACCAGCCAGAAGGCTGTGAAAGTCCACGGGTTGCTCAAGACCTTTGTGAAACAGACAGATCACATCAAGGGAATACGTCAGATCACCAGTGATGACTTTTGCACGTTTCAAATGGTTCTTGAAGGCGGGGTGTGCTGCACTGTGACCCTCAACTTCAATGTCCCCGGGGAATTCAAACAAGATATTATTATGGTAGGTTCAACTGGACGACTGATTGTAATAGGCACTGATCTGTATGGGCAGAGCAACAGATCTCCTCAAAGAGAACTCCTTCTAAAGGACTCTATGCCAGTCAGTAACTCCTTACTGCCTGAGAAGGCCTTCAGTGATATCCCATCCCCATACCTTCAGGGTACTATTAAGATGGTGCAGGCCATCCGGCAAGCGTTTGAGGACCAGGATGACAGGAGAACCTGGGATGGGAGGCCCCTCACCATGGCTGCGACTTTCGATGACTGCCTGTATGCCTTGTGCGTAGTGgacaccattaaaaagtcaaaccAACTAGGGGAATGGCAGAACATTGCAATCATGACAGAAGAGCCAGAGCTGAGCCCTGCATACCTGATCAGTGAAGCCATGCGTAGGAGCAGAATGTCTCTGTACTGTTAG
- the GFOD1 gene encoding glucose-fructose oxidoreductase domain-containing protein 1 isoform X5 codes for MNILEKGYLCYTFNNLYVATCPCCLSGIGKNVICDRTATPLDAFRMMSAAHYYPKLMSIMGNVLRFLPAFVKMKQLIQEGYVGELLVCEVQVHSGSLLGKKYNWSCDDLMGGGGLHSVGTYIIDLLTFLTSQKAVKVHGLLKTFVKQTDHIKGIRQITSDDFCTFQMVLEGGVCCTVTLNFNVPGEFKQDIIMVGSTGRLIVIGTDLYGQSNRSPQRELLLKDSMPVSNSLLPEKAFSDIPSPYLQGTIKMVQAIRQAFEDQDDRRTWDGRPLTMAATFDDCLYALCVVDTIKKSNQLGEWQNIAIMTEEPELSPAYLISEAMRRSRMSLYC; via the coding sequence GCATTGGAAAAAATGTCATCTGTGACCGAACAGCAACTCCTCTGGATGCCTTCAGGATGATGTCTGCGGCCCATTATTACCCCAAGCTCATGAGCATCATGGGGAATGTTCTCCGCTTCCTGCCTGCCTTTGTGAAGATGAAGCAGCTGATTCAGGAAGGCTATGTGGGGGAGCTGCTGGTGTGCGAGGTGCAGGTGCACAGCGGAAGTCTGCTGGGCAAAAAGTACAACTGGAGCTGTGATGACctgatggggggcgggggtttgCACTCGGTCGGTACCTATATCATCGACCTCTTGACCTTCCTCACCAGCCAGAAGGCTGTGAAAGTCCACGGGTTGCTCAAGACCTTTGTGAAACAGACAGATCACATCAAGGGAATACGTCAGATCACCAGTGATGACTTTTGCACGTTTCAAATGGTTCTTGAAGGCGGGGTGTGCTGCACTGTGACCCTCAACTTCAATGTCCCCGGGGAATTCAAACAAGATATTATTATGGTAGGTTCAACTGGACGACTGATTGTAATAGGCACTGATCTGTATGGGCAGAGCAACAGATCTCCTCAAAGAGAACTCCTTCTAAAGGACTCTATGCCAGTCAGTAACTCCTTACTGCCTGAGAAGGCCTTCAGTGATATCCCATCCCCATACCTTCAGGGTACTATTAAGATGGTGCAGGCCATCCGGCAAGCGTTTGAGGACCAGGATGACAGGAGAACCTGGGATGGGAGGCCCCTCACCATGGCTGCGACTTTCGATGACTGCCTGTATGCCTTGTGCGTAGTGgacaccattaaaaagtcaaaccAACTAGGGGAATGGCAGAACATTGCAATCATGACAGAAGAGCCAGAGCTGAGCCCTGCATACCTGATCAGTGAAGCCATGCGTAGGAGCAGAATGTCTCTGTACTGTTAG